From the genome of Onthophagus taurus isolate NC chromosome 5, IU_Otau_3.0, whole genome shotgun sequence, one region includes:
- the LOC111426694 gene encoding protein phosphatase PTC7 homolog: MHTLWWTTGRLISRVLWSGVNASTSASASSTDPTRPSHQPSNARLVSAVCGFSKQKKIEKLVKGQFGDDAWFSVKHQKADVLGVADGVGGWRAYGINPGEFSLNLMKTCERLVRIGSFNATNPSDLLAKSYLELLYHKKPIMGSSTACVVVLNRENSRLYTANIGDSGYMVVRNGRVVRKSEEQQHYFNTPFQLSLPPPGHQEDVLSDQPDSAITDNFHVEDGDVILLATDGVFDNLPQTILINELVKVQGERCPSRLQTVANSIAWMARNLSFDETFISPFAESAFANGINTIGGKPDDITVLLATVAI, translated from the exons atgCACACACTCTGGTGGACCACGGGAAGATTAATCTCTAGGGTGCTTTGGAGCGGTGTTAACGCTTCGACGTCCGCCTCCGCTTCATCAACAGACCCAACAAGGCCCTCTCATCAACCCTCAAACGCTAGGTTAGTTTCGGCGGTTTGCGGATTTTCCAAACagaagaaaattgaaaaactcGTTAAGGGACAATTCGGAGATGACGCTTGGTTTTCGGTTAAACATCAAAAAGCTGACGTTTTAG gaGTAGCTGACGGAGTTGGAGGATGGAGAGCTTACGGGATTAATCCGGGCGAATTTTCGCTAAATCTAATGAAAACATGCGAAAGATTGGTGAGGATCGGATCTTTTAACGCAACAAATCCATCGGATTTATTAGCAAAAAGCTACCTGGAGTTGTTGTATCATAAAAAACCGATTATGg gGAGTAGTACGGCTTGCGTGGTGGTGCTTAATCGCGAAAATAGTCGCTTATACACCGCGAATATCGGTGATAGTGGTTATATGGTGGTGAGGAATGGGAGAGTTGTGCGAAAATCGGAAGAGCaacaacattattttaataccCCCTTCCAATTGTCACTGCCACCACCTGGACACCAAGAAGATGTTCTTTCTGATCAACCGGATTCGGCGATTACCGATAATTTCCACGTCGAAGATGGTGATGTTATCCTTTTAGCCACCGATGGCGTTTTTGATAATTTACCtcaaactattttaattaatgaactCGTTAAA gttcAAGGTGAAAGATGTCCAAGTCGATTACAAACCGTAGCGAATTCGATAGCTTGGATGGCAAGGAATTTATCGTTTGATGAAACTTTTATATCTCCTTTCGCTGAGAGTGCTTTTGCTAATGGTATTAATACAATAG gtggTAAACCAGATGATATAACGGTACTTTTAGCAACGGTggcaatttaa
- the LOC111426688 gene encoding putative polypeptide N-acetylgalactosaminyltransferase 9 isoform X2 has protein sequence MMGSLTRRRSLLIKVVVVVTTAWFTIAFLLYTDNQAENTRVALPLEDNNEMNKREVNDVDQQAPLVRVNPFQNEKSSSEDSVGRKEENNEGGVLLPPQNLPGENGEPVTIPPNLPPEEKKKYDEGWTNNAFNQYVSDMISVHRSLPDPRDEWCKSPDRYLKNLPKTSVIICFHNEAWSVLLRTVYSVLDRSPSHLIKEVILVDDFSDMPHLKGQLEDYWKSEPKVKIVRGKKREGLIRARLLGARHATAPVLTYLDSHCECTTGWLEPLLDRIARNSTTVVCPVIDVIDDTTLEYKFKEGYVNVGGFDWNLQFNWHAVPQKEKARRVHASEPVHSPTMAGGLFSIDKEFFERLGTYDSGFDIWGAENLELSFKSWMCGGTLEVVPCSHVGHIFRTRSPYKWRSGVNVLRRNSVRLAEVWMDDYAKYYYQRIGNEKGDYGDVASRKSLRKKLGCKSFQWYLDNVYPELFIPGEAVASGEIRNNGYGGRTCLDAPSRKSDLYKAVGLYPCHKQGGHQYWMLSKFGEIRRDEACLDYSGKDVILYPCHGSKGNQYWEYDPDTKLLKHGSSDKCLGINQGKDKLVMEHCDEELTHLRWTLENYDSSKL, from the exons atgatggGTTCTTTAACTCGGAGAAGAtcgcttttaataaaagtggtTGTTGTTGTAACAACAGCGTGGTTTACGATTGCTTTTTTGCTGTACACGGATAATCAAGCGGAAAACACTCGAGTGGCTCTCCCGTTAGAAGATAATAACGAAATGAACAAGAGGGAAGTGAATGATGTTGATCAACAGGCTCCACTTGTTAGAGTTAATCCTTTTCAAAATGAGAAGAGTTCCAGCGAAGATAGTGTAGGGaggaaagaagaaaataacgaaGGAGGGGTGTTATTACCACCGCAAAATTTGCCGGGGGAAAACGGCGAACCGGTTACAATTCCACCGAATCTTCCAC ctgaagaaaagaaaaaatacgaTGAAGGTTGGACGAATAACGCATTTAATCAATACGTTAGCGATATGATAAGTGTACATAGATCACTTCCGGATCCGCGAGATGAGTG gtGTAAATCTCCTGATCGATATTTAAAGAATCTTCCGAAAACATCGGTGATTATTTGTTTCCATAATGAGGCTTGGTCCGTTCTTCTCCGGACGGTTTATTCGGTGTTGGATCGCTCACCGTCCCATTTAATCAAAGAAGTTATTTTGGTTGATGATTTCTCGGATATGCCCCATTTAAAGGGGCAACTTGAGGATTACTGGAAATCGGAGCCGAAAGTGAAAATTGTGCGGGGGAAGAAACGGGAGGGATTAATCCGAGCGAGACTTTTAG GCGCTAGACACGCCACGGCACCGGTTTTAACATATTTGGATAGCCATTGTGAGTGTACGACGGGGTGGTTGGAGCCCCTTTTGGACCGGATAGCGCGGAATTCGACTACAGTGGTTTGTCCCGTTATTGATGTGATCGATGATACCACCCTTGAGTATAAATTTAAGGAGGGTTACGTAAATGTTGGCGGTTTTGATTGGAACTTGCAGTTTAATTGGCACGCCGTTCCCCAAAAAGAAAAAGCGAGAAGGGTTCACGCTTCCGAACCAGTTCATAGCCCTACGATGGCTGGGGGTTTATTTAGTATCGATAag GAATTTTTTGAACGGCTTGGTACTTACGATAGTGGATTTGACATTTGGGGTGCTGAAAACTTGGAACTTTCGTTTAAATCGTGGATGTGCGGTGGTACTTTGGAGGTGGTGCCGTGTTCGCACGTCGGGCACATTTTTAGGACTCGATCTCCGTATAAATGGCGCTCGGGGGTGAATGTGCTGCGTAGGAATTCGGTGCGTTTGGCCGAAGTTTGGATGGATGATTATGCTAAGTATTATTATCAACGGATTGGGAATGAAAAAGGCGATTATGGAGATGTTGCGTCGAGGAAAAGTTTGCGCAAAAAATTGGGGTGTAAAAGCTTCCAATGGTATTTAGATAATGTTTATCCAGAATTGTTTATTCCCGGGGAAGCCGTTGCTTCTGGAGAg ATTCGTAACAACGGTTACGGTGGGAGAACTTGTTTGGATGCGCCTTCGAGAAAATCGGATTTATATAAAGCAGTCGGTCTTTATCCTTGTCATAAACAAGGGGGGCACCAG TATTGGATGTTGAGTAAATTCGGGGAAATACGAAGAGACGAAGCTTGCTTGGACTACAGCGGGAAAGATGTTATTTTGTATCCGTGCCACGGCTCCAAAGGAAATCAATATTGGGAGTACGATCCGGacacgaaattattaaaacacgGGAGCAGTGATAAGTGCTTGGGAATTAATCAAGGCAAAGATAAGCTGGTGATGGAGCATTGCGACGAGGAGTTAACCCACTTGCGTTGGACGTTGGAGAATTACGACTCCTCGAAATTgtga
- the LOC111426688 gene encoding putative polypeptide N-acetylgalactosaminyltransferase 9 isoform X3: protein MMGSLTRRRSLLIKVVVVVTTAWFTIAFLLYTDNQAENTRVALPLEDNNEMNKREVNDVDQQAPLVRVNPFQNEKSSSEDSVGRKEENNEGGVLLPPQNLPGENGEPVTIPPNLPPEEKKKYDEGWTNNAFNQYVSDMISVHRSLPDPRDEWCKSPDRYLKNLPKTSVIICFHNEAWSVLLRTVYSVLDRSPSHLIKEVILVDDFSDMPHLKGQLEDYWKSEPKVKIVRGKKREGLIRARLLGARHATAPVLTYLDSHCECTTGWLEPLLDRIARNSTTVVCPVIDVIDDTTLEYKFKEGYVNVGGFDWNLQFNWHAVPQKEKARRVHASEPVHSPTMAGGLFSIDKEFFERLGTYDSGFDIWGAENLELSFKSWMCGGTLEVVPCSHVGHIFRTRSPYKWRSGVNVLRRNSVRLAEVWMDDYAKYYYQRIGNEKGDYGDVASRKSLRKKLGCKSFQWYLDNVYPELFIPGEAVASGEIASADREVCLDSPSNDNTMEKPVGLWPCHGQGGNQYWMLSKFGEIRRDEACLDYSGKDVILYPCHGSKGNQYWEYDPDTKLLKHGSSDKCLGINQGKDKLVMEHCDEELTHLRWTLENYDSSKL from the exons atgatggGTTCTTTAACTCGGAGAAGAtcgcttttaataaaagtggtTGTTGTTGTAACAACAGCGTGGTTTACGATTGCTTTTTTGCTGTACACGGATAATCAAGCGGAAAACACTCGAGTGGCTCTCCCGTTAGAAGATAATAACGAAATGAACAAGAGGGAAGTGAATGATGTTGATCAACAGGCTCCACTTGTTAGAGTTAATCCTTTTCAAAATGAGAAGAGTTCCAGCGAAGATAGTGTAGGGaggaaagaagaaaataacgaaGGAGGGGTGTTATTACCACCGCAAAATTTGCCGGGGGAAAACGGCGAACCGGTTACAATTCCACCGAATCTTCCAC ctgaagaaaagaaaaaatacgaTGAAGGTTGGACGAATAACGCATTTAATCAATACGTTAGCGATATGATAAGTGTACATAGATCACTTCCGGATCCGCGAGATGAGTG gtGTAAATCTCCTGATCGATATTTAAAGAATCTTCCGAAAACATCGGTGATTATTTGTTTCCATAATGAGGCTTGGTCCGTTCTTCTCCGGACGGTTTATTCGGTGTTGGATCGCTCACCGTCCCATTTAATCAAAGAAGTTATTTTGGTTGATGATTTCTCGGATATGCCCCATTTAAAGGGGCAACTTGAGGATTACTGGAAATCGGAGCCGAAAGTGAAAATTGTGCGGGGGAAGAAACGGGAGGGATTAATCCGAGCGAGACTTTTAG GCGCTAGACACGCCACGGCACCGGTTTTAACATATTTGGATAGCCATTGTGAGTGTACGACGGGGTGGTTGGAGCCCCTTTTGGACCGGATAGCGCGGAATTCGACTACAGTGGTTTGTCCCGTTATTGATGTGATCGATGATACCACCCTTGAGTATAAATTTAAGGAGGGTTACGTAAATGTTGGCGGTTTTGATTGGAACTTGCAGTTTAATTGGCACGCCGTTCCCCAAAAAGAAAAAGCGAGAAGGGTTCACGCTTCCGAACCAGTTCATAGCCCTACGATGGCTGGGGGTTTATTTAGTATCGATAag GAATTTTTTGAACGGCTTGGTACTTACGATAGTGGATTTGACATTTGGGGTGCTGAAAACTTGGAACTTTCGTTTAAATCGTGGATGTGCGGTGGTACTTTGGAGGTGGTGCCGTGTTCGCACGTCGGGCACATTTTTAGGACTCGATCTCCGTATAAATGGCGCTCGGGGGTGAATGTGCTGCGTAGGAATTCGGTGCGTTTGGCCGAAGTTTGGATGGATGATTATGCTAAGTATTATTATCAACGGATTGGGAATGAAAAAGGCGATTATGGAGATGTTGCGTCGAGGAAAAGTTTGCGCAAAAAATTGGGGTGTAAAAGCTTCCAATGGTATTTAGATAATGTTTATCCAGAATTGTTTATTCCCGGGGAAGCCGTTGCTTCTGGAGAg ATTGCTTCGGCTGATCGTGAGGTGTGCTTGGACTCGCCCAGTAACGATAACACCATGGAGAAACCGGTGGGGCTCTGGCCATGTCATGGTCAGGGCGGTAATCAG TATTGGATGTTGAGTAAATTCGGGGAAATACGAAGAGACGAAGCTTGCTTGGACTACAGCGGGAAAGATGTTATTTTGTATCCGTGCCACGGCTCCAAAGGAAATCAATATTGGGAGTACGATCCGGacacgaaattattaaaacacgGGAGCAGTGATAAGTGCTTGGGAATTAATCAAGGCAAAGATAAGCTGGTGATGGAGCATTGCGACGAGGAGTTAACCCACTTGCGTTGGACGTTGGAGAATTACGACTCCTCGAAATTgtga
- the LOC111426688 gene encoding putative polypeptide N-acetylgalactosaminyltransferase 9 isoform X1 has protein sequence MMGSLTRRRSLLIKVVVVVTTAWFTIAFLLYTDNQAENTRVALPLEDNNEMNKREVNDVDQQAPLVRVNPFQNEKSSSEDSVGRKEENNEGGVLLPPQNLPGENGEPVTIPPNLPPEEKKKYDEGWTNNAFNQYVSDMISVHRSLPDPRDEWCKSPDRYLKNLPKTSVIICFHNEAWSVLLRTVYSVLDRSPSHLIKEVILVDDFSDMPHLKGQLEDYWKSEPKVKIVRGKKREGLIRARLLGARHATAPVLTYLDSHCECTTGWLEPLLDRIARNSTTVVCPVIDVIDDTTLEYKFKEGYVNVGGFDWNLQFNWHAVPQKEKARRVHASEPVHSPTMAGGLFSIDKEFFERLGTYDSGFDIWGAENLELSFKSWMCGGTLEVVPCSHVGHIFRTRSPYKWRSGVNVLRRNSVRLAEVWMDDYAKYYYQRIGNEKGDYGDVASRKSLRKKLGCKSFQWYLDNVYPELFIPGEAVASGEIRNNGYGGRTCLDAPSRKSDLYKAVGLYPCHKQGGHQVHFVILLILILFSQIASADREVCLDSPSNDNTMEKPVGLWPCHGQGGNQYWMLSKFGEIRRDEACLDYSGKDVILYPCHGSKGNQYWEYDPDTKLLKHGSSDKCLGINQGKDKLVMEHCDEELTHLRWTLENYDSSKL, from the exons atgatggGTTCTTTAACTCGGAGAAGAtcgcttttaataaaagtggtTGTTGTTGTAACAACAGCGTGGTTTACGATTGCTTTTTTGCTGTACACGGATAATCAAGCGGAAAACACTCGAGTGGCTCTCCCGTTAGAAGATAATAACGAAATGAACAAGAGGGAAGTGAATGATGTTGATCAACAGGCTCCACTTGTTAGAGTTAATCCTTTTCAAAATGAGAAGAGTTCCAGCGAAGATAGTGTAGGGaggaaagaagaaaataacgaaGGAGGGGTGTTATTACCACCGCAAAATTTGCCGGGGGAAAACGGCGAACCGGTTACAATTCCACCGAATCTTCCAC ctgaagaaaagaaaaaatacgaTGAAGGTTGGACGAATAACGCATTTAATCAATACGTTAGCGATATGATAAGTGTACATAGATCACTTCCGGATCCGCGAGATGAGTG gtGTAAATCTCCTGATCGATATTTAAAGAATCTTCCGAAAACATCGGTGATTATTTGTTTCCATAATGAGGCTTGGTCCGTTCTTCTCCGGACGGTTTATTCGGTGTTGGATCGCTCACCGTCCCATTTAATCAAAGAAGTTATTTTGGTTGATGATTTCTCGGATATGCCCCATTTAAAGGGGCAACTTGAGGATTACTGGAAATCGGAGCCGAAAGTGAAAATTGTGCGGGGGAAGAAACGGGAGGGATTAATCCGAGCGAGACTTTTAG GCGCTAGACACGCCACGGCACCGGTTTTAACATATTTGGATAGCCATTGTGAGTGTACGACGGGGTGGTTGGAGCCCCTTTTGGACCGGATAGCGCGGAATTCGACTACAGTGGTTTGTCCCGTTATTGATGTGATCGATGATACCACCCTTGAGTATAAATTTAAGGAGGGTTACGTAAATGTTGGCGGTTTTGATTGGAACTTGCAGTTTAATTGGCACGCCGTTCCCCAAAAAGAAAAAGCGAGAAGGGTTCACGCTTCCGAACCAGTTCATAGCCCTACGATGGCTGGGGGTTTATTTAGTATCGATAag GAATTTTTTGAACGGCTTGGTACTTACGATAGTGGATTTGACATTTGGGGTGCTGAAAACTTGGAACTTTCGTTTAAATCGTGGATGTGCGGTGGTACTTTGGAGGTGGTGCCGTGTTCGCACGTCGGGCACATTTTTAGGACTCGATCTCCGTATAAATGGCGCTCGGGGGTGAATGTGCTGCGTAGGAATTCGGTGCGTTTGGCCGAAGTTTGGATGGATGATTATGCTAAGTATTATTATCAACGGATTGGGAATGAAAAAGGCGATTATGGAGATGTTGCGTCGAGGAAAAGTTTGCGCAAAAAATTGGGGTGTAAAAGCTTCCAATGGTATTTAGATAATGTTTATCCAGAATTGTTTATTCCCGGGGAAGCCGTTGCTTCTGGAGAg ATTCGTAACAACGGTTACGGTGGGAGAACTTGTTTGGATGCGCCTTCGAGAAAATCGGATTTATATAAAGCAGTCGGTCTTTATCCTTGTCATAAACAAGGGGGGCACCAGGTacactttgttattttattaattttaattttattttcgcaGATTGCTTCGGCTGATCGTGAGGTGTGCTTGGACTCGCCCAGTAACGATAACACCATGGAGAAACCGGTGGGGCTCTGGCCATGTCATGGTCAGGGCGGTAATCAG TATTGGATGTTGAGTAAATTCGGGGAAATACGAAGAGACGAAGCTTGCTTGGACTACAGCGGGAAAGATGTTATTTTGTATCCGTGCCACGGCTCCAAAGGAAATCAATATTGGGAGTACGATCCGGacacgaaattattaaaacacgGGAGCAGTGATAAGTGCTTGGGAATTAATCAAGGCAAAGATAAGCTGGTGATGGAGCATTGCGACGAGGAGTTAACCCACTTGCGTTGGACGTTGGAGAATTACGACTCCTCGAAATTgtga
- the LOC111426695 gene encoding cytoplasmic phosphatidylinositol transfer protein 1 — MVLTKEYRVCMPMTTEEYKIGQLYMIARHSLEQSGDGEGVEVVENKECSDPEHGTGHYTEKRIHLSSRLPYWIQALIPKVFYITERAWNYYPLTITEYDCSFIPKFHITIQTKYEDNNGSTENCLNLTPEQLSERIVEYIDIAYDELSSKHYKEEEDPLYFQSRLTHRGPLVDGWRNSFTPVMCSYKVVNVYFEVWGLQTKVEDFLHASIREVLLLGHRQAFTWIDEWYNMSYEDVKKYESQLQKETNNILQNEDDKKVVEEANNKDEDVNLESPKTPSKKGYFSWF; from the exons ATGGTTTTAACGAAGGAATATCGTGTTTGTATGCCTATGACTACTGAGGAG TACAAAATAGGGCAGCTTTATATGATTGCGAGACATAGTTTGGAGCAATCCGGAGATGGGGAAGGAGTTGAAGTTGTCGAAAATAAAGAGTGTAGTGATCCCGAACACGGAACAGGGCATTACACTGAAAAAAGGATCCATTTATCCAG tcGATTACCGTATTGGATTCAAGCCTTAATCCCaaaagtattttatataaCGGAGCGGGCGTGGAATTATTACCCATTAACAATAACTGAATATGat tgttCCTTCATTCCTAAATTTCACATAACGATTCAAACTAAGTACGAAGATAATAATGGATCTACCGAAAAT tGCTTAAATTTAACTCCCGAACAATTATCGGAGAGAATCGTCGAATACATCGATATAGCCTACGATGAGTTATCCTCAAAACattataaagaagaagaagatcctttatatttccaatCACGATTAACCCATCGTGGCCCTCTCGTTGATGGTTGGAGGAACTCTTTCACACCGGTTATGTGTTCCTACAAAGTTGTTAATGTTTATTTCGAAGTGTGGGGGCTCCAAACGAAAGTGGAGGACTTTTTGCATGCT tcgATAAGAGAAGTTTTGTTGTTGGGGCATCGACAAGCTTTTACTTGGATCGATGAGTGGTACAATATGAGTTACGAGGATGTTAAAAAGTATGAATCGCAATTGCAGAAAGAAACGAATAATATTCTTCAAAACGAGGATGATAAAAAGGTTGTGGAGGAAGCCAATAACAAAGATGAAGATGTTAATTTAGAATCTCCTAAAACGCCAAGTAAAAAAGGATATTTCTCgtggttttaa
- the LOC111426697 gene encoding uncharacterized protein isoform X2, producing MNKPTKRTFVRNTEQKLPEITVKTTQSVLKKPSSTTQRKTTQLHQKTVNFNEPKLNSSKKIIKDICAIQNAIKTEKNVKKSEILEYKITKRMNFPIDKVIYKNLVPLCTKKEPPCYRSPREPLPKKDIEPKLSDYCDPLKTFNYVFKVDVPPIRSETEEEGVKFDGCCLTKHLMLWEEEPELIENSVLVSDWLHYREMSNVKF from the exons ATGAATAAACCAACAAAAAGGACGTTTGTAAGAAACACGGAACAAAAATTACCCGAAATAACCGTAAAAACAACCCAATCAGTGCTTAAAAAACCATCTTCAACAACTCAACGAAAAACAACTCAATTACATCAAAAAACGGTCAATTTCAACGAACCTAAGTTAAATTCTTCCAAGAAAATCATCAAAGATATTTGTGCGATTCAAAACGCgattaaaaccgaaaaaaatgtaaaaaagtcGGAAATATTAGAATATAAA atTACGAAACGTATGAATTTTCCAATTGAcaaagtaatttataaaaatttagtgCCATTATGTACAAAGAAGGAGCCACCTTGTTATAGATCCCCACGGGAGCCTTTACCAAAAAAAGACATCGAGCCGAAATTAAGCGATTATTGTGATCCCttaaaaacgtttaattacGTTTTCAAAGTTGATGTGCCACCGATTAGATCTGAAACAGAGGAGGAAGGTGTTAAATTTGACGGTTGTTGTTTAACGAAACATTTAATGTTGTGGGAGGAAGAACCGGAGTTGATAGAAAATTCTGTTTTGGTTTCTGA tTGGTTACATTACCGagaaatgtcaaatgtcaaattttga
- the LOC111426696 gene encoding derlin-2 isoform X1, translating into MAFRSFRSEYMQIPPVTRVYTTACVLTTLAVQLDLVTPFQLYFNPISILRQGQVHRLVTAFLFFGTFGFNFFFNMIFTYRYCRMLEEGSFRDRTADFVMMFLFGGIFMIAFAFFVNLLFLGQAFTIMLVYIWSRRNPAIRMNFFGILDFYAPYLPWVLLGFSLLLGNAVYVDLMGIAVGHIYYFLEDVFPRERGGFKVLKTPSILKQLLDGQNEQEYHVLPEERPGGFEWGNEGRPNQNAEVRNE; encoded by the exons aTGGCTTTTCGTTCATTTAGATCAGAATATATGCAAATACCGCCTGTGACGAGAGTTTACACGACGGCATGTGTCCTAACAACTTTAGCGGTc cAATTGGACTTGGTAACGCCATTTCAATTGTATTTCAAcccaatttcgattttgagaCAGGGTCAAGTTCATCGATTAGTTACAGCGTTTCTATTTTTCGGAACatttggttttaatttcttctttaatatgaTATTTACGTATCGGTATTGTAGAATGTTGGAGGAGGGATCGTTTAGGGATAGAACGGCTGATTTCGTTATGATGTTTTTGTTTGGAGGAATATTTATGATT gCCTTCGCCTTTTTTGTTAATCTCTTATTCTTGGGGCAAGCATTTACAATTATGTTAGTTTACATTTGGTCGAGGAGAAATCCAGCTATTCGTATGaacttttttggaatattagATTTTTAC gCTCCTTATTTACCATGGGTTCTTTTGGGATTCTCACTTCTATTAGGAAACGCAGTTTATGTCGATTTAATGGGGATAGCCGTCGgtcatatttattatttcttagaGGACGTTTTTCCGAGGGAACGGGGTGGATTTAAGGTGTTAAAAACACCTTCGATATT aaagcAACTATTAGATGGACAAAACGAACAAGAATATCATGTTTTACCGGAAGAACGACCTGGCGGTTTCGAATGGGGTAATGAAGGTCGTCCAAATCAAAACGCCGAAGTTCGAAATGAATAA
- the LOC111426696 gene encoding derlin-2 isoform X2 encodes MQIPPVTRVYTTACVLTTLAVQLDLVTPFQLYFNPISILRQGQVHRLVTAFLFFGTFGFNFFFNMIFTYRYCRMLEEGSFRDRTADFVMMFLFGGIFMIAFAFFVNLLFLGQAFTIMLVYIWSRRNPAIRMNFFGILDFYAPYLPWVLLGFSLLLGNAVYVDLMGIAVGHIYYFLEDVFPRERGGFKVLKTPSILKQLLDGQNEQEYHVLPEERPGGFEWGNEGRPNQNAEVRNE; translated from the exons ATGCAAATACCGCCTGTGACGAGAGTTTACACGACGGCATGTGTCCTAACAACTTTAGCGGTc cAATTGGACTTGGTAACGCCATTTCAATTGTATTTCAAcccaatttcgattttgagaCAGGGTCAAGTTCATCGATTAGTTACAGCGTTTCTATTTTTCGGAACatttggttttaatttcttctttaatatgaTATTTACGTATCGGTATTGTAGAATGTTGGAGGAGGGATCGTTTAGGGATAGAACGGCTGATTTCGTTATGATGTTTTTGTTTGGAGGAATATTTATGATT gCCTTCGCCTTTTTTGTTAATCTCTTATTCTTGGGGCAAGCATTTACAATTATGTTAGTTTACATTTGGTCGAGGAGAAATCCAGCTATTCGTATGaacttttttggaatattagATTTTTAC gCTCCTTATTTACCATGGGTTCTTTTGGGATTCTCACTTCTATTAGGAAACGCAGTTTATGTCGATTTAATGGGGATAGCCGTCGgtcatatttattatttcttagaGGACGTTTTTCCGAGGGAACGGGGTGGATTTAAGGTGTTAAAAACACCTTCGATATT aaagcAACTATTAGATGGACAAAACGAACAAGAATATCATGTTTTACCGGAAGAACGACCTGGCGGTTTCGAATGGGGTAATGAAGGTCGTCCAAATCAAAACGCCGAAGTTCGAAATGAATAA
- the LOC111426697 gene encoding uncharacterized protein isoform X3: MNKPTKRTFVRNTEQKLPEITVKTTQSVLKKPSSTTQRKTTQLHQKTVNFNEPKLNSSKKIIKDICAIQNAIKTEKNVKKSEILEYKITKRMNFPIDKVIYKNLVPLCTKKEPPCYRSPREPLPKKDIEPKLSDYCDPLKTFNYVFKVDVPPIRSETEEEGVKFDGCCLTKHLMLWEEEPELIENSVLVSELISKLSKEK, from the exons ATGAATAAACCAACAAAAAGGACGTTTGTAAGAAACACGGAACAAAAATTACCCGAAATAACCGTAAAAACAACCCAATCAGTGCTTAAAAAACCATCTTCAACAACTCAACGAAAAACAACTCAATTACATCAAAAAACGGTCAATTTCAACGAACCTAAGTTAAATTCTTCCAAGAAAATCATCAAAGATATTTGTGCGATTCAAAACGCgattaaaaccgaaaaaaatgtaaaaaagtcGGAAATATTAGAATATAAA atTACGAAACGTATGAATTTTCCAATTGAcaaagtaatttataaaaatttagtgCCATTATGTACAAAGAAGGAGCCACCTTGTTATAGATCCCCACGGGAGCCTTTACCAAAAAAAGACATCGAGCCGAAATTAAGCGATTATTGTGATCCCttaaaaacgtttaattacGTTTTCAAAGTTGATGTGCCACCGATTAGATCTGAAACAGAGGAGGAAGGTGTTAAATTTGACGGTTGTTGTTTAACGAAACATTTAATGTTGTGGGAGGAAGAACCGGAGTTGATAGAAAATTCTGTTTTGGTTTCTGA attgatATCGAAATTAagcaaagaaaaatga